In Streptobacillus felis, a genomic segment contains:
- a CDS encoding chromosomal replication initiator protein DnaA, whose product MLEPSKLWEALKKSLEENQIILSESTKNAIKPLDFSNSTLILSIEDFRSYTEIENIKKEIEKLANQQYSLLLGEISIETQKNFKDLMNNNIVSKKEKFFNNLNEKFTFDNYIVGDNNLFAYKLGMAILDGKLSHSPLMIYGDSGLGKTHLAQAIGNEMLQKNPDAKVFYTTSTEFANELIKSFSERSTISFKDKYTDLDMLIVDDIQFFENIFGKGDDKIQKEFYNAFNTLHMANKPIILISDKYPEELTNVEARLISRLVSGALVELKMPDKTARISIIKTILDNESINMDQDLMYFIAGELETNIRELEGFVRTIVARVGLMGEEPNKEMIVQELNKKIIKKKEAINTEKIFEIVSNYYDISIEEILGKSRKAEIVRARDASRYLLTYVLKITLGDIGKLFGSDHSSVVKALEKINTMEKNDPNNQLLKDIKVLKKNIENL is encoded by the coding sequence ATGTTAGAACCAAGTAAATTATGGGAAGCTTTAAAAAAATCGTTAGAAGAAAATCAAATCATACTATCAGAAAGCACTAAAAATGCCATAAAACCATTAGATTTTAGCAATTCAACTTTAATATTATCTATAGAAGATTTTAGATCTTATACAGAAATAGAAAATATTAAAAAAGAAATAGAAAAATTGGCAAATCAACAATACAGTCTATTGCTTGGTGAAATTTCTATAGAGACACAAAAGAATTTTAAGGATTTAATGAATAATAATATAGTTTCAAAAAAAGAGAAATTTTTTAATAATTTAAATGAAAAATTTACTTTTGATAACTATATAGTTGGGGATAATAACCTATTTGCATATAAGTTGGGGATGGCTATATTAGATGGTAAATTATCTCATAGTCCTCTTATGATATATGGTGATTCTGGATTAGGAAAAACACACTTAGCTCAGGCTATAGGTAATGAAATGTTACAAAAAAATCCTGATGCTAAAGTATTTTATACTACATCAACAGAGTTTGCTAATGAATTAATCAAAAGTTTTAGTGAAAGATCTACTATATCATTTAAAGATAAATATACAGATTTAGATATGCTTATTGTAGATGATATACAATTTTTTGAAAATATTTTTGGTAAAGGGGATGACAAAATACAAAAAGAATTCTACAATGCATTTAATACCTTACATATGGCAAATAAGCCTATAATATTAATTTCAGATAAATATCCAGAAGAATTAACTAATGTTGAAGCAAGACTTATATCAAGATTAGTTTCAGGAGCTTTAGTTGAACTAAAAATGCCTGATAAAACTGCAAGAATATCAATAATTAAAACTATATTAGATAATGAATCAATTAATATGGACCAAGATTTAATGTATTTTATAGCAGGAGAACTAGAAACTAATATTAGAGAATTAGAAGGTTTTGTTAGAACCATAGTTGCTAGGGTTGGATTAATGGGAGAAGAACCTAATAAAGAAATGATAGTTCAAGAGTTAAATAAGAAGATAATAAAGAAAAAAGAGGCTATAAATACAGAAAAAATATTTGAAATAGTTTCTAACTACTATGATATTAGTATAGAAGAAATTTTAGGAAAAAGTAGAAAGGCAGAGATAGTTAGAGCAAGAGATGCTTCTAGATATTTATTAACATATGTACTTAAAATAACTTTAGGTGATATAGGCAAACTATTTGGTTCTGATCATTCTTCAGTAGTTAAGGCCTTAGAAAAGATAAATACTATGGAAAAAAATGATCCTAATAATCAGTTATTGAAGGATATTAAAGTTTTAAAGAAAAATATAGAAAATTTATAG
- a CDS encoding DUF6290 family protein, giving the protein MEIKIKLSEKEKEKILKYAKSHSLSIEEVTKKALFEKLENEYEIYLAEKIYFEYMKNEKNFCSISKNK; this is encoded by the coding sequence ATGGAGATAAAGATTAAACTTTCTGAAAAAGAAAAAGAAAAAATATTAAAATATGCTAAATCTCATTCACTTTCTATAGAAGAGGTTACTAAGAAAGCATTATTTGAAAAATTAGAAAATGAATATGAAATATATTTAGCTGAAAAAATATACTTTGAATATATGAAAAATGAAAAGAATTTTTGTTCTATTTCCAAGAATAAATAA
- the pth gene encoding aminoacyl-tRNA hydrolase, with amino-acid sequence MKLIVGLGNPGNEYEKNRHNIGFIMLDKYLNHNNINNLKEKYKSLYTKHENVFFQKPQTYMNLSGEAIQELISFYKINPKTDLLVIYDDMDLKVGEIKIKNNGRSGGHNGIKSIISHVGEEFLRLKIGIGKPNNKSVISHVLGNFTKEEREILNSLDKHIFKIINSFINDSDVEKLMSKFNIKQKEKKNEKFKLRKAKIQDMEQILHIKDLAIDFQKELGLNQWSNKYPLESDFINDINLNRAYVYEKSNKIYAYASLNYGIDPMYIKTYDGYIDNDVDYSSIHRVIVDKNEMKKGIGKEFLEKIIRISIKDSRFVVRIDTHKDNIAMLKLINKLNFKYIAKVHASDETERDVFEYTLGGN; translated from the coding sequence GTGAAATTAATAGTTGGATTAGGTAATCCTGGAAATGAATATGAAAAAAATAGACATAATATTGGTTTCATAATGTTAGATAAATATTTAAATCATAATAATATAAATAATTTAAAAGAAAAATATAAAAGTTTATACACTAAACATGAAAATGTATTTTTTCAAAAACCTCAAACTTATATGAATTTAAGTGGTGAAGCCATACAAGAATTAATAAGTTTCTACAAAATAAATCCTAAAACAGACCTTTTGGTAATTTATGATGATATGGATTTAAAAGTAGGAGAAATTAAAATTAAAAATAATGGTAGATCTGGTGGACATAATGGTATTAAATCTATAATATCTCATGTCGGTGAAGAATTCTTAAGATTAAAAATAGGTATAGGTAAACCTAATAATAAAAGTGTAATATCTCATGTGTTAGGAAATTTTACCAAAGAAGAAAGAGAAATACTTAATAGTTTAGATAAACATATTTTTAAAATAATAAATTCTTTCATTAATGATAGTGATGTTGAAAAATTAATGTCTAAATTTAATATCAAACAAAAAGAAAAGAAAAATGAAAAATTCAAATTAAGAAAAGCTAAAATTCAGGATATGGAGCAAATACTTCATATTAAAGATCTTGCTATAGATTTCCAAAAAGAATTAGGTTTGAATCAATGGTCTAATAAATATCCTTTAGAATCTGATTTTATTAACGATATAAATTTAAATAGGGCTTATGTTTATGAAAAAAGTAATAAGATTTATGCATATGCATCTTTAAATTATGGTATAGATCCTATGTATATTAAAACTTATGATGGATATATAGATAATGATGTTGATTATTCATCTATACATAGAGTAATAGTTGATAAAAATGAAATGAAAAAAGGTATAGGAAAAGAATTTTTAGAAAAAATAATAAGAATTTCTATTAAAGATTCTAGATTTGTAGTTAGAATAGATACACATAAAGATAATATTGCAATGCTAAAATTAATAAATAAATTAAATTTTAAATATATAGCTAAAGTTCATGCTAGTGATGAGACTGAAAGAGATGTATTCGAATATACTTTAGGAGGTAATTAA
- a CDS encoding Na/Pi cotransporter family protein, which translates to MTEAINYREMIFSFLGGLGLFLFCIKYMGEGLQLMAGEKLRYILDKYTTSPFLGVLVGIFVTALIQSSSGTSVITIGLVGAGLLTLRQAIGIIMGANIGTTLTTVIIGFNITHYALPILFFGVALLTFTNRKSINNVGRILFGFGGIFFALTLMSKAMYPLRSLPEFRELTISLSNNSLLGVFIGTGITMVVQASSATISILQNIYQDNLITLRAALPVLFGDNIGTTITAIIAVIGASSAAKRIALSHVLFNVIGTAIFMIFLTPFTMLIEKMSSFLHLSPKLTIAFAHGTFNILNTIILFPFIGVLAFIVTKVIKEEKEDEEYSVKYLDKALVQTPSIALGQVRQEMILMTEVALENLKKSVEYFHSHDEKLAEEIKKREDGINILDREITKYLADLSRENLSEKEGEELGIYLDMCRDVERIGDHAAGILSDVEYEIRKNLKFSEYAHNEINNILQISVEMIECSIDAIKQGDKEKVFDALDLHNKVYVYEKKIRKNHIKRLNSGECEIHAGLSYIDLISHFTRVCDHARNLVEKI; encoded by the coding sequence ATGACGGAGGCAATAAATTATAGGGAAATGATATTTTCTTTTTTAGGTGGTTTAGGTTTATTCCTTTTCTGTATTAAATATATGGGAGAAGGATTACAATTAATGGCCGGAGAAAAACTAAGATATATTTTAGATAAATATACTACTTCTCCTTTTCTTGGTGTTTTAGTAGGTATATTTGTTACTGCTTTAATACAATCTAGTTCTGGAACTTCGGTAATAACTATAGGTTTAGTTGGTGCTGGTTTACTAACTTTAAGACAAGCTATAGGAATAATTATGGGTGCAAATATTGGAACTACACTTACTACAGTAATTATAGGGTTTAATATTACTCATTATGCACTTCCAATATTGTTTTTTGGGGTTGCTCTTTTAACTTTTACTAATAGGAAAAGTATTAATAATGTAGGAAGAATACTATTTGGTTTTGGTGGAATATTCTTTGCATTAACATTAATGTCAAAAGCTATGTATCCTTTAAGAAGTTTGCCAGAATTTAGAGAATTAACAATAAGCTTAAGTAATAATTCTTTACTGGGTGTATTTATAGGAACAGGAATAACTATGGTAGTTCAAGCTTCTTCCGCCACTATAAGTATATTACAAAATATATATCAAGATAATTTAATTACTTTAAGAGCAGCACTTCCTGTACTATTTGGAGATAATATAGGGACTACTATAACAGCTATTATAGCCGTTATAGGTGCAAGTTCTGCAGCAAAAAGAATAGCACTTTCTCATGTTCTATTTAATGTAATAGGTACAGCAATATTTATGATATTTTTAACACCTTTTACTATGTTAATAGAAAAAATGAGTTCTTTCTTACACTTAAGTCCTAAATTAACTATAGCTTTTGCTCATGGAACTTTTAATATTTTAAATACAATAATACTATTTCCATTTATAGGAGTTTTAGCATTTATAGTTACTAAGGTAATTAAAGAAGAAAAAGAAGATGAAGAATACAGTGTTAAATATCTTGATAAAGCATTAGTTCAAACTCCATCTATAGCCTTAGGACAAGTTAGACAAGAAATGATACTTATGACTGAAGTTGCATTAGAAAATCTAAAAAAATCTGTTGAATACTTCCATAGTCATGATGAAAAACTTGCAGAAGAAATCAAGAAAAGAGAAGATGGAATTAATATATTAGATAGAGAAATTACTAAGTACTTAGCAGATCTTTCAAGAGAAAATCTTAGTGAAAAAGAAGGAGAAGAACTAGGAATTTACTTAGATATGTGTAGAGATGTTGAAAGAATAGGAGATCATGCTGCTGGAATATTATCTGATGTTGAGTATGAGATTAGAAAAAATCTTAAATTTTCTGAATATGCACATAATGAAATAAATAATATATTACAAATTTCAGTTGAAATGATAGAATGTTCTATAGATGCAATAAAACAAGGTGATAAAGAAAAAGTATTCGATGCCTTAGATTTACATAATAAAGTATATGTTTATGAAAAGAAAATAAGAAAAAATCATATTAAGAGATTAAACTCAGGTGAGTGTGAAATACATGCAGGTCTATCATATATAGATTTAATTTCTCACTTTACAAGAGTTTGTGATCATGCAAGAAATTTAGTAGAAAAAATATAG
- a CDS encoding leucyl aminopeptidase: MKYNVGLENVKNGLEAVLVFENEKVENPVFNKMNELGLFSGKEGEVVIYRDLEDKEKVALVGLGKKEDICINKVRKIFYNVAKEMQAKKEEEIKVFIPKLNELCTRRTYAAALEGFIHAEYKFDRYKSEKFNNKEITVNFFVTPEKEEKVKKGLEKIANTMEGVFFTRDLVNMPSQDLYPETLANFAKEKLEEVGVKVTVYEEDEIEKIGMKAFLSVARGSSNRPRLIVMEYLNDADSSEKIALVGKGVTYDTGGYSIKPSEGMKTMFCDMGGAGTVIGTMYALAKNNVKTNVYAVVAACENSISGNAYKPGDVIGSLAGKSIEVDNTDAEGRLTLADAVYYSSTVLKVDKIIDLATLTGACLVALNEFYTGSVTNNQELFNEVLEASKKAGEHIWQLPTSDEFRALNNSRVADIKNSGGRMGGTISAGLFIEAFVNKTPWVHLDIAGTAFLSKEYSYLPLGATGVHVKTLVEMLDKPCGCKN; the protein is encoded by the coding sequence ATGAAATACAATGTAGGTTTAGAAAATGTAAAAAATGGATTAGAAGCTGTTTTAGTATTTGAAAATGAAAAAGTTGAAAATCCAGTTTTTAATAAAATGAATGAATTAGGACTTTTCTCAGGTAAAGAAGGAGAGGTTGTAATTTACAGAGACTTAGAAGATAAAGAAAAAGTAGCTTTAGTAGGATTAGGTAAAAAAGAAGATATTTGTATTAATAAAGTTAGAAAAATTTTCTATAATGTAGCTAAAGAAATGCAAGCAAAGAAGGAAGAAGAAATTAAAGTATTCATACCTAAATTAAATGAATTATGTACAAGAAGAACTTATGCTGCAGCCTTAGAAGGATTTATACATGCAGAATACAAATTTGATAGATACAAATCAGAAAAATTTAATAATAAGGAAATTACAGTTAACTTTTTTGTAACACCAGAAAAAGAAGAAAAAGTTAAAAAAGGTTTAGAAAAAATAGCTAATACTATGGAAGGTGTATTCTTTACTAGAGATTTAGTAAATATGCCATCTCAAGATCTATATCCTGAAACTTTAGCTAACTTTGCTAAAGAAAAATTAGAAGAAGTTGGAGTTAAAGTTACAGTTTATGAAGAAGATGAAATTGAAAAAATTGGAATGAAAGCCTTTCTTTCAGTTGCAAGAGGTTCTTCTAATAGACCAAGATTAATAGTAATGGAATATTTAAATGATGCTGATAGTTCTGAAAAAATAGCTTTAGTAGGTAAGGGTGTAACTTATGATACAGGTGGATATTCAATAAAACCAAGTGAAGGTATGAAAACTATGTTCTGTGACATGGGTGGAGCTGGAACAGTAATAGGAACTATGTATGCATTAGCTAAAAACAATGTGAAAACAAATGTTTATGCAGTGGTTGCAGCTTGTGAAAACTCTATAAGTGGAAATGCATATAAGCCTGGAGATGTAATAGGATCTCTTGCAGGAAAGAGCATAGAAGTAGATAATACAGATGCTGAAGGAAGATTAACATTAGCAGATGCAGTTTACTATTCATCAACTGTATTAAAAGTAGATAAAATAATAGACCTTGCAACTCTTACAGGAGCATGTCTAGTTGCTTTAAATGAATTCTATACAGGATCTGTTACTAATAATCAAGAATTATTCAATGAAGTATTAGAAGCTTCTAAAAAAGCTGGTGAACATATATGGCAATTACCAACTTCAGATGAATTTAGAGCTTTAAATAATTCAAGAGTTGCAGATATTAAAAACTCAGGTGGAAGAATGGGTGGAACTATTTCTGCTGGATTATTCATAGAAGCATTTGTTAATAAAACACCTTGGGTACATTTAGATATAGCAGGAACTGCATTCCTTTCTAAAGAATATAGCTATTTACCATTAGGTGCAACAGGGGTACATGTAAAAACTCTAGTTGAAATGTTAGATAAACCGTGTGGATGTAAAAATTAA
- a CDS encoding ACT domain-containing protein: MNKTIITVVGLDKIGIIAKTCNVLADINVNILDISQSILDGYFNMIMIVDVTKSTVTHSNLQERLDVLGKELGIQIKAQKEEIFQSMHRV, translated from the coding sequence ATGAATAAAACAATTATAACTGTTGTAGGACTAGATAAAATAGGGATTATAGCTAAAACATGTAATGTTTTAGCGGATATTAATGTAAATATTTTAGATATTTCTCAATCTATACTTGATGGATATTTTAATATGATAATGATAGTAGATGTAACTAAATCTACTGTAACACATAGTAACTTACAAGAAAGGCTAGATGTATTAGGAAAAGAATTAGGAATACAAATTAAAGCTCAAAAAGAAGAAATTTTCCAATCTATGCATAGGGTGTAA
- a CDS encoding PFL family protein — protein MNIFEINETNKMIQEDNLDVRTITLGISLLDCVSNDLDIFCKNITNKIYGLAKDLVKTGEEISKEYGIPIVNKRVSITPISLVAAGCTKTIDDYVKIAKTLDSVAEKIGIDFLGGYSALVSKGMTPNEELFIKSIPRALKETRFICSSINLGSSKIGLNMDAVKLVGEIIKETAEITPNSFGCAKFVVFCNAPDDNPFMAGAFHGVSEMDATVHVGVSGPGVVASAIKESKGKSFDELCETIKKISFKITRVGQLVANEASRRLNIPFGIIDLSLAPTPAIGDSIGEVLEFMGLERVGAPGTTCALALLNDSIKKGGVMASSHVGGLSGAFIPVSEDANMIEAAKMGALSLEKLEAMTCVCSVGLDMVAVPGSTTAATLSGIIADEMAIGMINQKTTAVRIIPVTNMEEGDMVEFGGLLGRAPIMKVNPYKCEEFINRGGRIPAPIHSFKN, from the coding sequence ATGAATATATTTGAGATTAATGAAACTAATAAGATGATACAAGAAGATAATTTAGATGTAAGAACTATAACACTAGGTATAAGTTTACTTGATTGTGTAAGTAATGACTTAGATATTTTTTGTAAAAATATAACTAACAAAATATATGGTTTAGCTAAAGACTTAGTTAAAACTGGTGAAGAGATAAGTAAGGAATATGGAATACCTATAGTTAATAAAAGAGTTTCTATAACACCTATATCTTTAGTTGCTGCAGGATGTACAAAAACTATAGATGACTATGTTAAAATAGCTAAAACATTAGATTCAGTAGCTGAAAAAATAGGAATAGATTTTCTAGGAGGATACTCAGCTTTAGTTTCTAAAGGTATGACACCTAATGAAGAATTGTTTATAAAATCTATACCTAGAGCCTTAAAGGAAACTAGATTTATTTGTTCTTCAATAAATCTTGGTAGTTCAAAAATAGGGTTAAATATGGATGCTGTAAAATTGGTTGGAGAAATAATAAAAGAAACTGCAGAAATAACCCCTAATTCTTTTGGTTGTGCTAAATTTGTAGTATTTTGTAATGCTCCAGATGATAATCCTTTCATGGCAGGGGCTTTCCATGGAGTTAGTGAAATGGATGCCACAGTACATGTAGGGGTAAGTGGACCAGGAGTAGTTGCAAGTGCAATAAAAGAGTCTAAAGGTAAAAGTTTTGATGAATTATGTGAAACTATTAAAAAGATTTCATTTAAAATTACAAGAGTTGGTCAATTAGTTGCAAATGAAGCCTCTCGTAGATTAAATATACCTTTTGGTATAATAGATTTATCATTAGCTCCAACTCCTGCTATAGGAGATTCTATAGGTGAAGTATTAGAATTTATGGGCCTTGAAAGAGTTGGAGCACCAGGAACTACTTGTGCATTAGCTCTATTAAATGATTCTATAAAAAAAGGTGGAGTAATGGCAAGTTCTCATGTAGGTGGATTAAGTGGAGCCTTCATACCTGTAAGTGAGGATGCTAACATGATAGAGGCAGCAAAAATGGGTGCTTTAAGTTTAGAAAAATTAGAGGCTATGACTTGTGTGTGCTCTGTAGGATTAGATATGGTTGCTGTACCTGGATCAACTACTGCAGCAACATTATCAGGTATAATAGCAGATGAAATGGCTATAGGAATGATAAATCAAAAAACTACAGCAGTTAGAATTATACCTGTTACCAATATGGAAGAAGGAGATATGGTAGAATTTGGAGGATTATTAGGAAGAGCTCCAATAATGAAGGTTAATCCATATAAATGTGAAGAATTCATAAATAGAGGAGGAAGAATTCCGGCCCCTATACATAGTTTTAAAAATTAA
- a CDS encoding sensor histidine kinase, with protein sequence MAYTFNTMLESLEKSYIREKQFNSNVSHELKTPISVILAESCFSLKHVNSLEEAKESFEVIKRQSKKMSELINQIIMLSKIENTPNLELININFSNLVESLLNDSYIIFEEKKIKVQKNIQKDIFIPADKIMIERMIDNLLSNAIKFTKDIIKINLIKKNNQILFEIIDNGLGISEKNLSNIFNRFYQENYSRNKSKNHGSGLGLSLVMEIVKLHHGNIEVESIPSDFTKFTITFNLN encoded by the coding sequence ATGGCATATACATTTAATACTATGCTTGAATCTTTAGAAAAATCATATATAAGAGAGAAACAATTTAATTCTAATGTATCACACGAATTAAAAACACCTATAAGTGTAATTTTAGCAGAAAGTTGTTTTTCATTAAAACATGTAAATTCTTTAGAAGAAGCTAAAGAATCTTTTGAAGTTATTAAAAGACAATCTAAAAAAATGTCTGAATTAATAAATCAAATTATTATGTTATCTAAAATAGAAAATACACCAAATCTAGAATTAATTAATATCAATTTTTCTAACTTAGTTGAAAGTCTATTAAATGATAGTTACATTATATTTGAAGAAAAGAAAATAAAAGTACAAAAAAATATTCAAAAAGATATTTTTATTCCTGCAGATAAAATTATGATAGAAAGAATGATAGATAATTTATTAAGTAATGCCATTAAATTTACGAAAGATATTATAAAAATTAATTTAATCAAAAAAAATAACCAAATATTATTTGAAATTATAGATAATGGTTTAGGTATATCTGAAAAAAACCTTTCTAATATTTTTAATAGATTTTATCAAGAAAATTACTCAAGAAACAAAAGTAAAAATCATGGTTCTGGACTTGGTTTATCATTAGTAATGGAAATCGTTAAATTACACCATGGAAATATAGAAGTAGAGAGTATACCAAGTGATTTTACTAAGTTTACAATTACTTTTAATTTAAATTAG
- a CDS encoding response regulator transcription factor → MKILLVEDEIDLNNIIQKYLKKNGYIVDSVFDGEDAIFYLKESSYDLIILDVMLPKLSGFEVLNIIRKDNKTPVLMLTARDSIEDKVKGLDLGADDYLSKPFDFNELIARIRAIIRRKYDNLSSIICVHDLMLDTIKKTVTRNGINIDLTGKEYEILEYLMQSKDRIVSREQIRDHVWDFYYEGSSNVIDVIIKNIRKKIDIDGSKQIIFTKKGLGYVVKEI, encoded by the coding sequence ATGAAAATACTTTTAGTTGAAGATGAAATTGATTTAAACAATATTATACAAAAATATTTAAAAAAAAATGGTTACATTGTTGATAGTGTATTTGATGGTGAAGATGCAATATTTTATTTAAAAGAGAGCTCATATGATTTAATTATTTTAGATGTTATGTTACCTAAATTAAGTGGATTTGAAGTTTTAAATATAATTAGAAAAGATAATAAAACTCCTGTTTTAATGTTAACAGCAAGAGATAGTATAGAGGATAAGGTAAAAGGTCTTGATTTAGGTGCCGATGATTATCTTTCAAAACCTTTTGATTTTAATGAATTAATAGCTAGAATTAGAGCTATAATTAGAAGAAAATATGACAATCTTTCATCTATTATTTGCGTACATGATTTAATGCTAGATACAATAAAAAAAACTGTTACAAGAAATGGAATTAATATTGATTTAACTGGTAAAGAATACGAAATATTGGAATATCTTATGCAAAGTAAAGATAGAATTGTAAGTAGAGAACAAATCAGAGATCATGTTTGGGATTTTTATTATGAAGGTAGTTCTAATGTTATAGATGTAATTATTAAAAATATTAGAAAAAAAATTGATATTGATGGTTCTAAACAAATTATATTTACCAAGAAAGGGTTAGGTTATGTGGTTAAAGAAATTTAA